The segment AGTGAATCTAGTGGGCTCTCTATACGGCTTTTATTGGTATAAAAACCAGTTGATCGACGTGGGGAGTTGGCTTAATATTTTTGTCCCGGACAGTCCCACTGCCAGCGCTGCTTTTACTCTGGTGCTCCTTCTGTTTTTGTTCCGTCGGCGCAGTCCGTTACTGGAGGCTTTTGCCGGTGTTACCCTGGTGAAATATGGTGTATGGGCTGTGGTCATGATTGTATGGGGAGGAATACGTTCCTCACAGCCTTTTTTGGAGGCTCTGCACTGGACAGATTGGATGTTGATGACATCCCATTTGGGAATGGCGGCTCAAGCTGTTTTGTATACCCGCTTTTTTACATATGATTGGCGGCATTTAATTGCTGTGGGTGCTTGGACCTTGTTAAATGACTGGGTGGATTATAACCTGAATCTGCATCCCTGGCTTCCGGTGTCCATGATGGGGACGGAGCATGCGGTGGAAGTTTTTACGGTTACGTTAAGTTTGGTTTGTCTGTTGTTGTTCACCCGGCTTTCCTTGCTGTGGAAAAATGAAGGGAAATGGGAGTACCCCATGTGGTATGAGTTTTCTAAAAGAAAAAGATAAGAGTTAAAGTTAATATTCAGCAATTTTTGTACATACCTGGCTGCCTCCGATGTTGCAGTTTATCCATGTTACCATCACATTGTTGGTATTTCAGGTCGTGCAACATGAAAATCCGACATGGTAAGGACAGGCCCGGCATAGGATGATAGTAAAACAGAACCGGTTTCGGGGGGATGGTCATGTTTTTTCGGGCAGTGTCGGTGCTTTTGTTGGCTTGTATTTGGTGGACAGGGGGAACTTATCTGGCATGGGCGGATCATATAGAACCAGACCCTCAGGTCCGCCAATGGGCGAAGCAGGCTAATCAGGTGGAACAGAAAGTGGTTAAGGAAGAATGGGCGGAAGCCAGGGAAGAGTTGCGAAAATTGGCAGATCAATTTTCAGGTTCGGACTTAACCCGGATTGATCTTACAGTGGAGGGATTAGGCGCTTTATCGGAGAGTTTGGTTGAGGCAGATCAACAGCTAAACCGGGTCATGATACAGCCAAAAGAGTTGGCAAGGGCAGTCGAGAGAGTACATTTGGCCTTTGACGCCTTGGCCCAACCGCATCAGCCTTTATGGCATCGATATGAAGGTATGTTTCGAGATCAGATGAATCAAGTACGAAGTAATCTGAGAAGGGAACGACATAAAGAGGCCCGTCAATCCATCGAAACGATACTGCAGTATTATAAGCAGATTCGACCCGCCTTGGTGGTGATTCGTTCTCCGTCCACGGTGGAAAAGGTGGATGCTCTTATGACCTTTTTGAAAAAAGAAGGGGCTAAACAAAAGCTGGAACCGGGAACGGTGGAGAGTGCCTTGGATCAATGGGCAAAAATGATTCCCCCTCTTTTTTACGGTTCAGAAGAAGAGGTCGTTGCCTTGGCAGGAACTGATCCACCCCCTTTGGTGATCGCACTGGCTACCTTGGGAGGTTTTATTGCAATGGTGTTGGGATATGTGGTTTGGCTTAAATTCAGGGATCAGCATATTCGTGTTGTGGAAAGGGAGTAGAATTTTTTTACCCGAAACCGCTTGGATGCTGTCTTACAGAGGCGTTGTTATCCTCTGTGAGCCGGATCAGGGCTGACAGTTGTACAATATCGACTACTCCGGTTCCTGACGGTTGTTCGGGCTGTCAAAGGTAAACCCTTCGCCCATGACATCCCGCACATCGTGGACAACTACAAAGGCGTAAGGATCCAGGTTATGAATCAGTTGTTTGATCCGGGGGAGTTCCTGGCGACTCAGTACCACATAGAGCACTTCCTTATCTGATCCGGTGTAGCCTCCCTTTCCCTTTAAAAGAGTAACACCACGTTCCATTTCATGTGTGATTTGATCCGAAAGGGAGACGGCAGAATTGGAAATGATCGTAATTGCCTTTCGG is part of the Kroppenstedtia pulmonis genome and harbors:
- a CDS encoding sporulation protein YpjB, which encodes MFFRAVSVLLLACIWWTGGTYLAWADHIEPDPQVRQWAKQANQVEQKVVKEEWAEAREELRKLADQFSGSDLTRIDLTVEGLGALSESLVEADQQLNRVMIQPKELARAVERVHLAFDALAQPHQPLWHRYEGMFRDQMNQVRSNLRRERHKEARQSIETILQYYKQIRPALVVIRSPSTVEKVDALMTFLKKEGAKQKLEPGTVESALDQWAKMIPPLFYGSEEEVVALAGTDPPPLVIALATLGGFIAMVLGYVVWLKFRDQHIRVVERE
- a CDS encoding DUF1405 domain-containing protein, with amino-acid sequence MRFWWHAFIRLLDQPFFLRILFAVNLVGSLYGFYWYKNQLIDVGSWLNIFVPDSPTASAAFTLVLLLFLFRRRSPLLEAFAGVTLVKYGVWAVVMIVWGGIRSSQPFLEALHWTDWMLMTSHLGMAAQAVLYTRFFTYDWRHLIAVGAWTLLNDWVDYNLNLHPWLPVSMMGTEHAVEVFTVTLSLVCLLLFTRLSLLWKNEGKWEYPMWYEFSKRKR